A portion of the Enterobacter sp. SA187 genome contains these proteins:
- the murD gene encoding UDP-N-acetylmuramoyl-L-alanine--D-glutamate ligase, protein MADYQGKKVVIIGLGLTGLSCVDFFLARGVNPRVMDTRVAPPGLDKLPETVERHLGSLNDDWLLAADLIVASPGMALAHPSLSAAADEGVEIIGDIELFCREAQAPIVAITGSNGKSTVTTLVGEMAKAAGMNVGVGGNIGLPALMLLDSACELYVLELSSFQLETTTSLRSVAATILNVTEDHMDRYPFGLQQYRAAKLRVYENAKVCVVNADDALTMPVRGADERCISFGVDVGDYHLNRQQGETWLRVKGEKVLNVKEMKLTGQHNYTNALAALALADAAGIPRASSLKALTTFTGLAHRFQLALEHNGVRWINDSKATNVGSTEAALNGLQVDGTLHLLLGGDGKSADFSPLARYLTGDRVRLYCFGRDGAELAALRPDIAVQTETMEQAMRLIAPQVKAGDMVLLSPACASLDQFKNFEQRGDLFTRLARELG, encoded by the coding sequence ATGGCAGATTACCAGGGCAAAAAAGTCGTCATCATCGGGTTAGGTTTAACCGGCCTGTCCTGCGTGGACTTTTTCCTTGCGCGCGGCGTTAACCCGCGGGTAATGGACACGCGCGTTGCGCCGCCGGGGCTGGACAAGCTGCCGGAAACGGTGGAGCGCCATCTTGGTAGTCTGAATGACGACTGGCTGCTGGCCGCCGATCTGATTGTCGCCAGTCCGGGTATGGCGCTGGCGCATCCGTCCCTCAGCGCCGCCGCCGATGAAGGCGTGGAGATTATCGGCGACATCGAACTGTTTTGCCGTGAAGCCCAGGCACCGATCGTCGCCATTACCGGTTCAAACGGAAAAAGCACCGTCACCACCCTGGTGGGCGAAATGGCGAAAGCTGCGGGTATGAACGTTGGCGTCGGCGGCAATATCGGCCTGCCTGCGCTGATGCTGCTGGACAGCGCCTGTGAACTGTATGTACTGGAACTGTCGAGCTTCCAGCTGGAAACTACCACCAGCCTGCGCAGCGTGGCGGCGACGATCCTGAACGTCACTGAAGATCATATGGATCGCTATCCGTTTGGCCTCCAGCAGTATCGTGCGGCGAAATTGCGCGTCTATGAAAACGCCAAAGTCTGCGTGGTGAATGCCGATGATGCGCTGACCATGCCGGTGCGCGGCGCTGATGAACGCTGCATCAGCTTCGGCGTGGATGTGGGCGACTATCACCTGAACCGCCAGCAGGGGGAAACCTGGCTGCGCGTGAAGGGCGAAAAGGTGCTGAACGTAAAAGAGATGAAGCTTACGGGGCAGCATAACTACACCAATGCGCTGGCGGCGCTGGCGCTGGCGGATGCCGCCGGTATACCGCGCGCCAGCAGCCTGAAAGCGCTAACCACCTTCACCGGTCTCGCGCACCGTTTCCAGCTGGCCCTTGAGCATAACGGCGTGCGCTGGATCAACGACTCCAAAGCCACCAACGTCGGCAGCACCGAAGCGGCGCTGAACGGCCTGCAGGTGGACGGCACCTTACATTTACTGCTCGGCGGCGACGGCAAATCCGCCGATTTCTCGCCGCTGGCGCGTTATCTGACCGGCGATCGTGTTCGCCTGTACTGCTTTGGCCGCGACGGCGCTGAACTTGCCGCGCTGCGTCCGGACATTGCCGTGCAAACGGAAACCATGGAACAGGCGATGCGCCTGATCGCGCCGCAGGTAAAAGCCGGGGACATGGTGTTGCTGTCGCCCGCC